A stretch of Planococcus citri chromosome 5, ihPlaCitr1.1, whole genome shotgun sequence DNA encodes these proteins:
- the LOC135848485 gene encoding developmentally-regulated GTP-binding protein 2: protein MGILEKISEIEKEISRTQKNKATEYHLGVLKAKLAKYRAQLLEPSKKSEKGEGFDVLKSGDARVALIGFPSVGKSTLLSTLTKTESECASYEFTTLTCIPGVIEYKGANIQLLDLPGIIEGASQGKGRGRQVIAVARTADLVLMMLDASKQDVQRELLEKELESVGIRLNKPKPNIYFKVKKGGGIAFNSTCALTKIDEKMVQMILHEYKIFNAEVLFREDCTADELIDVISANRVYLPCIYAYNKIDQISIEEVDRIARKPNSLVVSCNLHLNLDYLLEVLWEYLSLIRVYTKKPGQAPDFNDCLILRRGVTVEHVCHAIHRTLVGAFKYALVWGTSTKYSPQRVGLTHTMDDEDVIQIVKK, encoded by the exons ATGGgtattttggagaaaatatcTGAAATCGAGAAGGAAATCTCTCGTACTCAGAAAAACAAAG CCACCGAATACCATTTGGGTGTATTAAAAGCCAAACTAGCCAAGTACCGGGCTCAGCTTTTAGAACCGTCTAAGAAATCCGAGAAAGGCGAAGGATTCGATGTACTGAAATCCGGCGATGCTAGAGTAGCTCTTATTGGTTTTCCTTCTGTCGGAAAA TCTACGCTGTTGAGTACGTTGACGAAAACTGAGAGTGAATGTGCTTCTTACGAGTTCACCACATTAACTTGTATTCCCGGTGTGATCGAGTACAAAGGTGCCAATATTCAGTTACTCGATTTGCCCGGTATTATCGAAGGTGCTTCGCAAGGCAAAGGACGTGGTCGTCAG GTTATCGCCGTAGCGAGGACTGCTGATTTAGTATTAATGATGTTAGATGCTTCGAAACAAGACGTTCAAAGGGAGCTTTTAGAAAAAGAATTGGAAAGCGTCGGTATTAGGTTGAATAAACCGAAACCTAACATCTACTTCAAA GTGAAAAAAGGCGGCGGAATAGCGTTCAATTCAACCTGCGCTTTGAccaaaatcgatgaaaaaatggttcaaatgaTACTCCACGAATACAAGATTTTCAACGCTGAAGTTCTATTCAGAGAGGACTGTACAGCTGACGAGTTGATCGATGTAATATCGGCGAATCGAGTTTACCTGCCGTGCATTTACGCGTACAATAAAATAGATCAAATTTCCATCGAAGAAGTCGATCGAATTGCTAGAAAACCGAATAGCCTCGTtgttag TTGTAACTTGCATCTGAACCTAGACTATTTATTAGAAGTGCTATGGGAATACCTATCTCTAATAAGAGTATATACCAAAAAACCCGGTCAAGCGCCCGATTTCAACGATTGTCTGATTTTAAGAAGAGGTGTTACGGTCGAGCACGTTTGCCATGCTATACACAGAACTCTGGTTGGAGCATTTAAATACGCTTTGGTTTGG GGCACGAGTACTAAATATTCTCCTCAACGAGTAGGATTAACTCACACTATGGATGATGAAGATGTTATtcaaattgtcaagaagtga
- the Nup75 gene encoding nuclear pore complex protein Nup85: MVKDNYKPPTVHVPDEAAEVAGLAVAWGSCNTFAVFASSHDKTHPIDIRKKCPNFTSQVTIMRQDTLLFDPLLRKLINESCSIFVTSPQLSKQTMIDSSQFSNLLKLSRKYRSVLRECIENIQEDTSRNISDEENQRFSNCIALLYNLEFIWHLTEVLYIDAIPDDVALPHISNWIRFHFPESERNARNILQTIKSGGSTIDQTVEFLNEGVENIFADYWDTVIGLVIQGNVDLSRILLQLHSQADTEAFTTLDKILRTMPVYKVYGELSLSEFIMQWKLWQGNAGKKLSSGLYEKYPQLTFILQLISGNISQCLEKLKLHCGKWYQAMAAVLLYKEPAVKFHELSYHAHQFIKHYGGNSSLNLCDATVLALFENDLNSAVKKFQMASDGGWLATHLTHLLTLCGKIESDDSQSSEDLERGDHLQLHVKFILEYGTLLMCHKSLWQVGLCYLDQCSHEGRARQHVLLSRISPRTDAKTMKIIQAASSRGLNDVATGLCRVQGMKCMRRNQLGKALEWAFRSQDSAFASHLADQFLQSYVKKGSFDSNDFLDNLGSCMLICDRLTFLGKYCEFRRLYSADKLKEAATCLNDLITSKIAPKYFWLTLLTDALPLLQNESEEPLFDTQQTANLTFCLNELSSLSEWDLSNVTPPRAAIERQISIIRLALAKNMAKALCTQMIANPGF, from the exons ATGGTAAAAGACAACTATAAACCTCCCACAGTG cACGTACCGGACGAAGCAGCCGAAGTTGCCGGTTTAGCTGTGGCTTGGGGAAGCTGTAACACATTCGCAGTTTTCGCCTCATCTCACGATAAAACACATCCCATAG ATATACgtaaaaaatgtccaaattttACGAGTCAAGTGACCATCATGAGACAGGATACCCTGTTATTCGATCCTCTGCTCAGGAAGTTGATCAACGAATCATGCAGCATATTCGTTACATCACCTCAGCTATCTAAACAAACTATGATCGATAGTTCTCAATTCAGTAATTTATTAAAACTCAGTAGGAAGTACAG atccGTGTTACGCGAATGTATAGAAAATATTCAAGAAGACACATCTCGTAATATATCGGATGAAGAAAATCAACGTTTTAGTAACTGTATCGCGTTATTGTATAATTTAGAATTCATTTGGCATCTAACCGAAGTCTTATACATTGATGCAATACCAG ATGACGTTGCTCTGCCTCATATTTCCAATTGGATTCGTTTCCATTTCCCGGAATCCGAACGAAACGCCAGGAATATCCTGCAAACAATCAAAAGCGGTGGTTCAACGATCGATCAAACGGTGGAATTCCTAAACGAAGGAGTTGAGAACATATTCGCCGATTATTGGGATACCGTAATAGGATTAGTTATTCAAGGCAACGTTGATTTATCGAGGATTCTACTACAATTACATTCTCAAGCCGATACCGAAGCTTTTACAACGCTCGACAAAATACTAAGAACGATGCCAGTTTATAAA gTTTACGGTGAATTATCTCTGTCAGAATTCATCATGCAGTGGAAGCTATGGCAAGGGAATGCTGGCAAAAAGTTATCTTCCGGTCTTTACGAGAAATATCCTCAGTTGACGTTCATTCTACAA TTGATTTCTGGAAACATATCTCAGTGTTTGGAAAAACTAAAACTGCATTGCGGTAAATGGTATCAAGCTATGGCTGCTGTTTTGTTATACAAAGAACCCGCAGTAAAATTTCACGAACTTAGCTACCACGCTCATCAATTCATTAAACATTACGGTGGCAATTCTAGTCTAAATCTATGCGACGCTACTGTCCTCGCTTTATTTGAAAACGATTTAAATTCG gctgtgaaaaaattccaaatggcATCCGATGGAGGTTGGTTAGCAACCCATTTAACTCATTTATTGACACTTTGCGGTAAAATAGAATCAGACGATAGTCAATC aTCCGAAGACCTGGAGAGAGGAGACCATCTCCAATTACACGTTAAATTCATCCTCGAATACGGTACTCTACTCATGTGTCATAAATCTCTCTGGCAAGTCGGTTTATGTTACTTGGATCAGTGTTCTCACGAAGGTAGAGCTCGTCAGCACGTCTTGTTATCTCGAATATCTCCCAGAACCGATgcgaaaacaatgaaaataatacAAGCCGCATCTAGCAGAGGCCTCAACGACGTAG CTACTGGCTTATGTCGTGTCCAAGGTATGAAATGTATGCGCCGTAACCAGCTCGGAAAAGCTCTAGAATGGGCATTTCGCTCTCAAGATTCGGCCTTCGCTTCTCATCTCGCTGATCAGTTCTTACAAAGCTACGTTAAAAAAGGATCTTTCGATTCGAACGATTTTCTAGATAATTTAGGAAGCTGTATGTTGATCTGCGATCGACTCACGTTTTTAG gTAAATACTGCGAATTTCGTCGACTTTATTCGGCAGATAAACTAAAAGAAGCGGCCACCTGTTTGAATGATTTAattacgtcgaaaatagctcCGAAATa TTTCTGGTTGACTCTTCTAACTGATGCGTTACCTTTGCTACAAAACGAATCAGAAGAGCCTTTATTCGATACTCAACAGACTGCCAATCTTACATTCTGCCTAAATGAGCTATCCAGTTTGAGTGAATGGGATTTATCTAACGTGACGCCTCCTAGAGCAGCCATTGAACGTCAAATATCCATTATTCGATTAGCATTGGCGAAGAACATGGCCAAAGCACTTTGTACCCAGATGATCGCTAATCCTGGGTTTTAA
- the LOC135846267 gene encoding uncharacterized protein LOC135846267 translates to MLLSRNTELTNGELSTDVPATINESGTDDVIYELVRETKVSHTASRENASKQVVTLFAHNPKIRFNQLRNTIEHLVKEFAIITSKQIPARELQDNPVNVIESSYSSNSNETISICRTRSHDRNICSTEQFLQDLKMYSKTNKDQYLKIVPTGYWPENVLSEVYVFSKRQHKDFCSHLSSYLLSCRSEIIFFDILEELTEIDDEVKFYEEKVTVETSTVRIPAETM, encoded by the exons ATGTTATTGTCAAGAAACACAGAACTAACAAACGGTGAACTTTCCACCGATGTTCCAGCAACGATAAATGAATCAGGAACTGATGATGTAATATACG AACTCGTAAGGGAGACCAAAGTATCGCATACTGCTTCTCGAGAAAATGCTAGCAAACAAGTAGTAACCCTATTCGCTCATAATCCGAAGATTCGTTTCAATCAATTACGTAACACTATCGAACATCTAGTCAAAGA ATTTGCAATCATAACGAGCAAACAAATTCCTGCTCGAGAGCTCCAAGATAATCCTGTAAACGTAATAGAGTCGAGTTATTCGTCGAATTCGAACGAAACTATCAGTATTTGTAGAACGAGATCTCACGATAGAAATATTTGCTCTACTGAACAGTTCCTACAGGATTTAAAGATGTACTCGAAGACTAATAAGGATCAGTATCTGAAGATTGTACCTACTGGATATTGGCCTGAAAACGTGCTCAGTGAAG tgTACGTTTTCAGTAAACGACAACATAAGGATTTCTGTTCGCATTTAAGTTCGTATCTGCTCTCATGTAGAagtgaaattatatttttcgacaTATTGGAAGAGTTGACCGAAATCGAcgatgaagtcaaattttatgaagaaaaagtTACCGTAGAAACGTCCACTGTCAGAATCCCTGCTGAGACGATGTAA
- the LOC135846266 gene encoding tubulin alpha-1 chain-like, translating to MRECISVHVGQAGVQIGNACWELYCLEHGIQPDGQMPSDKTIGSGDDSFNTFFSETGAGKHVPRAVFVDLEPTVVDEVRTGTYRQLFHPEQLITGKEDAANNYARGHYTIGKEIVDLVLDRIRKLADQCTGLQGFLIFHSFGGGTGSGFTSLLMERLSVDYGKKSKLEFAIYPAPQVSTAVVEPYNSILTTHTTLEHSDCAFMVDNEAIYDICRRNLDIERPTYTNLNRLIGQIVSSITASLRFDGALNVDLTEFQTNLVPYPRIHFPLVTYAPVISAEKAYHEQLSVAEITNACFEPANQMVKCDPRHGKYMACCMLYRGDVVPKDVNAAIATIKTKRSIQFVDWCPTGFKVGINYQPPTVVPGGDLAKVQRAVCMLSNTTAIAEAWARLDHKFDLMYAKRAFVHWYVGEGMEEGEFSEAREDLAALEKDYEEVGMDSVEGEGEGAEEY from the exons atg CGTGAATGTATCTCTGTACACGTTGGCCAAGCCGGAGTCCAAATCGGTAACGCTTGCTGGGAATTATACTGCTTGGAACATGGAATCCAACCGGACGGTCAGATGCCCTCCGACAAAACCATCGGATCCGGAGACGACAGTTTTAATACTTTCTTCAGCGAAACCGGAGCTGGTAAACACGTACCCAGAGCGGTATTCGTTGACTTGGAACCGACCGTAGTCGACGAAGTTAGAACCGGAACGTATAGACAGCTTTTCCACCCCGAGCAATTGATCACCGGTAAAGAAGACGCGGCTAATAACTATGCCCGAGGTCATTACACCATCGGTAAAGAAATCGTCGACTTGGTATTGGACAGAATTCGTAAATTGGCCGATCAATGCACCGGTTTACAAGGTTTCCTGATTTTCCACTCGTTCGGCGGCGGTACCGGTTCCGGATTTACGTCTCTGTTGATGGAAAGATTATCGGTCGATTATGGTAAAAAGAGTAAATTGGAATTCGCCATCTATCCCGCTCCTCAA GTTTCCACCGCTGTCGTTGAACCTTACAACTCCATCTTGACCACGCATACAACCTTGGAACATTCCGACTGCGCTTTCATGGTCGACAACGAAGCCATCTACGATATCTGTAGACGTAACTTGGACATCGAAAGACCAACCTACACCAACTTGAATCGTCTGATCGGTCAAATTGTATCCTCGATTACCGCCTCGTTGAGATTCGACGGTGCCCTAAACGTAGACTTGACCGAATTCCAGACCAACTTGGTCCCCTATCCTCGTATCCATTTCCCTCTAGTCACCTACGCCCCAGTCATCAGCGCCGAAAAAGCCTACCACGAACAACTGTCCGTCGCCGAAATCACCAACGCTTGCTTCGAACCGGCCAACCAGATGGTTAAATGCGATCCCAGACACGGAAAATACATGGCTTGCTGTATGTTGTACCGTGGAGATGTCGTACCGAAAGACGTAAACGCCGCTATTGCCACCATCAAGACCAAAAGAAGTATCCAATTCGTCGACTGGTGTCCGACCGGTTTCAAAGTCG GTATCAACTACCAACCACCCACTGTCGTCCCTGGAGGTGACTTAGCCAAAGTACAAAGAGCCGTTTGCATGTTATCCAACACTACCGCTATTGCCGAAGCATGGGCTAGACTCGACCATAAATTTGACCTGATGTACGCCAAACGTGCTTTCGTACATTGGTACGTGGGTGAAGGTATGGAAGAAGGTGAATTCTCCGAAGCTCGTGAAGATCTTGCTGCCTTAGAAAAAGATTACGAAGAAGTAGGCATGGACTCCGTTGAAGGAGAAGGCGAAGGCGCAGAAGAATACTAA
- the LOC135847941 gene encoding uncharacterized protein LOC135847941 — protein MLSFFSSLCKIRTPNYQVLWPIRPSLGKKHILAIGSPRFLKTSAPNQRRKGSDENPQDSIIKLLRDEVKKAEKKRESLKSQIKVNRHVAESYLVRNMIDNVKENHLQNYETDDLKDQSLLTKMQTLFGKFLNDEDNPTGKEMKTKIKEHGFSEQEFIQIIHDSYVRACKFFDSARIILLKNGLFKAESSESLLSIIHEVEEFSDKEKSCFKILYPAFVPSYYGSLGWRSKD, from the exons atgttgtcatttttttcatcgttgtgTAAAATTCGTACTCCAAATTACCAAGTATTGTGGCCGATACGCCCAAGCCTAGGCAAGAAGCATATTTTAGCCATCGGATCCCCAcgttt TTTAAAAACAAGTGCACCTAATCAG CGTCGAAAAGGTAGCGATGAAAACCCGCAAGATTCGATTATCAAACTCCTACGTGATGAggtgaaaaaagctgaaaaaaaacgtgaaagtCTGAAATCTCAAATT AAAGTTAATCGTCACGTTGCGGAATCATACCTCGTAAGAAATATGATAGACAACGTCAAGGAGAATCATCTTCAAAACTACGAAACAGATGATTTAAAAGATCAAAGCTTGTTGACGAAGATGCAGACTTTATTCGGAAAATTCTTAAACGACGAAGACAATCCTActggaaaagaaatgaaaaccaaaatcAAGGAACACGGATTCTCCGAACAGGAATTTATCCAAATTATACACGATAGTTATGTTCGAGcatgtaaatttttcgattcagctcgcattattttattgaagaatGGCTTATTCAAGGCCGAAAGCAGCGAAAGCTTACTTAGTATTATACACGAGGTTGAGGAGTTTTCAGACAAGGAAAAgtcttgtttcaaaattttgtatcctGCTTTTGTCCCTTCGTATTACGGTTCGTTAGGTTGGCGTTCGAAAGATTAG